From Anaerohalosphaera lusitana, one genomic window encodes:
- a CDS encoding nucleoside deaminase produces MAKPEFRLELPGWVETYLGSYGDKFDSSESRMRLAVGLSRRNIEEGTGGPFGAAIFARDTGRLIATGVNMVTSLGCSIWHAEMAAIARAQMRLRTYELGRDEPMELVSSCEPCAMCLGAVPWSGVSRLICGARDEDARAAGFDEGAKPADWIDELAQREIEVIRDVLRNEAAAVLADYAAGGGEIYNG; encoded by the coding sequence ATGGCTAAGCCGGAATTCAGACTTGAGCTGCCGGGGTGGGTCGAGACTTACCTCGGCAGTTACGGTGATAAGTTCGACAGCAGCGAGTCACGGATGCGGCTGGCTGTCGGGCTTAGCCGACGCAATATCGAAGAAGGCACGGGCGGTCCTTTCGGGGCCGCCATTTTTGCGCGCGATACGGGACGGCTGATCGCGACAGGCGTGAACATGGTGACAAGTCTCGGGTGCAGTATCTGGCACGCGGAGATGGCAGCGATCGCGCGGGCGCAGATGCGGCTGAGGACGTATGAACTCGGACGCGATGAGCCGATGGAGCTGGTCAGCAGTTGCGAGCCTTGCGCGATGTGCCTAGGTGCTGTGCCCTGGTCGGGCGTGAGCAGACTCATCTGCGGCGCGCGTGATGAGGACGCGCGGGCTGCCGGGTTCGACGAGGGAGCGAAACCGGCGGACTGGATCGATGAGCTGGCGCAGCGGGAGATTGAAGTAATTCGCGATGTATTGCGGAACGAGGCCGCAGCGGTACTGGCAGACTACGCAGCAGGCGGGGGCGAAATCTATAACGGTTAG
- a CDS encoding S41 family peptidase: protein MALSGRRVAFVVFAFAVVLLSAGICAAQPVKFARYPHTFEGKLAFTYHGDIWVANDDGSDPYRLTNHMARDIYPRFSPDGQWIAFSSNRMGNYDIYRVPVTGGEPEQLTFFSGIDVMANWTPDGERIIFRTDRRGTWGTPLYTVGMDGELPMPLNMDRGYHGMMSLDGKYLAFNRQSFRYWRKHYKGNLSTDVWLQDLATHEITQLTDTNLKNFREHRQDVYPMWGADGMIYFMSERDDTYNIWKISLEGGDPVQVTKHDKDGIQYPAMSPDGKTLTYECNFQIWKLDIESGSTEQVHVDLGFDPKENLIEFDHVNSQADGFAPSPKGDYTAVDYHGEIFIVPTDQEVGEKKRVTRSPWRDRNEKYSPDGKYLAFMSDETGEEELWIYETETGTTRQLTDQETLKRGYMWSPDSKQIALVGSNRLFIVDVEQSTVEEVGHNSAYGYYLNDWSKDGKWLIYTRWRDDYNQDLYLFNIETREEYNISQNPFYDGDGKFSEDEKKVVFRSTRNGDRARVFVVSLAKVTVDRDDPLWREREKNGENGKEKKEEDEQQEDAPDEPEEDDEKKDDEDEQAAVTDDGGKAQPEDEKEQAEADDSDEGEEAAEADEAEEEEPTLVIDLDGIERRAEQISDNCYDVDNLFVKGDKVYFTGRDGSGSGFFSLKLNGEGERKIAGGSFHNITPTADKSNVFYKSGNHVYKMRIGSSRGSRVNFSFTVEIDKPKEWAQILNEAWRVMKYHFYDENMHGYDWDAIRAKYTPLLDYVGSYGEVYELANEMIGELNASHCGVSGPEKRMPNAYNSAILGFEMIPDGDYYKVDHIYREGPADKEWVELEKGDYVLAIDGVDVRAGENYWKILNRTLNDYVTVKVSDDPASGETRDVRIDSTSTGALGNIKYEEWVESNRDYVEKISDGKIAYVHIKSMNRSCLERFTQEIRRFYDYEGIVVDIRYNGGGNIDQQLLDILSRRAYQYWTNRWAAPEMGRRHRESIVGPKVMLINWGSASNSEVTPLGFRDLELGKIVGNPTAGAVIATGSYRLINGARIRTPGGLVVRYNPLRENNYGLNLENYGVAPDIWVENTPEDRMKGYDRELTVAAETAMDMLREREEKITEMKEAERKKGVEHVRYINSNHESEDDG, encoded by the coding sequence ATGGCTTTATCAGGTAGGCGAGTTGCTTTTGTTGTTTTTGCTTTTGCAGTTGTTTTGCTGTCAGCGGGAATATGTGCGGCACAACCGGTCAAGTTTGCCCGCTATCCGCACACGTTCGAGGGCAAGCTGGCGTTCACTTACCACGGCGACATCTGGGTCGCCAATGACGACGGCAGCGATCCGTACAGGCTGACAAACCACATGGCTCGCGACATTTACCCGCGTTTTTCGCCGGACGGCCAATGGATCGCGTTCTCAAGCAACCGCATGGGCAATTACGACATCTACCGCGTCCCTGTCACCGGCGGCGAACCGGAACAGCTTACATTTTTCAGCGGTATCGACGTGATGGCCAACTGGACGCCGGATGGTGAACGGATCATCTTCCGCACCGACCGCAGGGGCACGTGGGGCACGCCGCTTTATACAGTCGGCATGGACGGTGAACTGCCGATGCCGTTAAACATGGACCGCGGCTATCACGGCATGATGAGCCTGGACGGTAAGTACCTGGCGTTCAACAGGCAGTCGTTCAGGTACTGGCGCAAGCACTACAAGGGCAATCTGAGCACGGACGTATGGTTGCAGGACCTTGCAACGCATGAGATCACCCAGCTTACAGATACAAACCTGAAAAACTTCCGCGAACACCGTCAGGACGTGTACCCGATGTGGGGCGCGGACGGAATGATCTACTTCATGAGCGAGCGGGACGACACATATAATATATGGAAGATATCTCTCGAAGGCGGTGATCCCGTGCAGGTAACCAAGCATGACAAGGACGGCATTCAGTATCCCGCGATGAGTCCGGACGGCAAGACGCTTACCTATGAGTGCAATTTCCAGATATGGAAGCTGGATATCGAGTCGGGCAGCACCGAGCAGGTGCATGTGGACCTGGGCTTCGACCCGAAGGAAAATCTGATCGAGTTCGATCACGTCAACAGCCAGGCGGACGGCTTTGCACCGTCGCCCAAGGGTGACTATACGGCTGTCGATTATCACGGCGAGATATTCATCGTGCCGACCGATCAGGAAGTCGGCGAGAAGAAACGTGTGACCAGATCGCCCTGGCGTGATCGCAACGAAAAGTATTCGCCGGACGGCAAGTACCTCGCATTTATGTCGGACGAGACGGGCGAGGAAGAGCTCTGGATATACGAGACTGAAACAGGCACCACACGGCAGCTTACCGATCAGGAAACGCTCAAACGCGGATACATGTGGTCGCCTGACTCGAAGCAGATCGCCCTGGTCGGTTCGAACAGGCTCTTCATCGTCGACGTCGAGCAAAGCACGGTCGAAGAAGTCGGGCACAACTCGGCCTACGGCTATTATCTCAACGACTGGTCGAAAGACGGCAAATGGCTGATCTACACCAGATGGCGCGACGACTACAACCAGGACCTGTACCTGTTCAATATCGAGACCCGTGAAGAATACAACATCTCGCAGAATCCGTTCTATGACGGTGACGGCAAATTCAGCGAAGACGAAAAGAAAGTCGTGTTCCGCTCGACACGTAACGGCGACCGGGCGAGAGTCTTTGTCGTATCTCTTGCCAAGGTGACCGTTGACAGGGACGATCCGCTGTGGCGCGAACGTGAAAAGAACGGCGAGAACGGCAAAGAGAAAAAGGAAGAAGATGAGCAGCAAGAGGATGCGCCTGATGAACCTGAGGAAGATGACGAAAAGAAGGACGACGAAGACGAACAGGCTGCAGTGACCGACGACGGCGGAAAGGCTCAGCCCGAAGATGAAAAGGAACAGGCCGAGGCGGATGACAGTGACGAAGGCGAAGAAGCCGCTGAAGCTGACGAGGCCGAGGAAGAAGAGCCCACACTAGTGATCGATCTGGACGGTATAGAACGACGTGCGGAGCAGATATCTGATAACTGCTATGACGTCGACAACCTGTTCGTCAAAGGTGACAAGGTTTACTTCACGGGTCGCGACGGCAGCGGCAGCGGATTCTTCTCACTGAAGCTCAACGGCGAAGGCGAACGCAAGATCGCCGGCGGCAGTTTCCACAACATCACGCCTACGGCGGACAAAAGCAACGTCTTCTATAAGAGCGGCAATCATGTTTACAAGATGCGGATCGGCTCCAGCCGTGGTTCGCGAGTAAACTTCAGCTTCACCGTCGAGATCGACAAGCCCAAGGAATGGGCACAGATACTCAACGAAGCATGGCGCGTCATGAAGTATCACTTCTACGACGAGAACATGCACGGCTATGACTGGGACGCTATCAGGGCGAAGTACACACCGCTGCTGGATTATGTCGGCAGCTACGGCGAAGTATATGAACTGGCGAACGAAATGATCGGCGAGCTGAACGCTTCGCATTGCGGCGTCAGCGGGCCGGAGAAGAGAATGCCGAACGCTTACAACAGCGCGATCCTCGGTTTCGAGATGATACCGGACGGCGATTACTACAAAGTCGATCATATCTACCGCGAAGGCCCGGCAGACAAGGAATGGGTCGAGCTGGAGAAAGGCGACTACGTGCTGGCGATTGACGGCGTGGACGTTCGGGCAGGTGAGAACTACTGGAAAATACTCAACCGCACGCTGAACGATTATGTAACCGTAAAGGTCAGCGACGATCCCGCAAGCGGTGAGACGCGTGACGTGCGGATAGATTCGACGAGCACCGGCGCACTCGGCAATATTAAGTATGAGGAGTGGGTCGAGAGCAACCGCGATTATGTTGAGAAGATCAGCGACGGCAAGATAGCCTACGTGCATATCAAGTCCATGAACAGGTCCTGCCTGGAAAGGTTCACGCAGGAGATCAGGCGGTTCTATGACTATGAAGGCATCGTGGTTGACATCCGCTACAACGGCGGGGGCAATATCGATCAGCAGCTTCTGGATATCCTGTCGAGGCGTGCGTACCAGTACTGGACGAATCGCTGGGCGGCTCCCGAGATGGGCAGACGGCATCGTGAGAGCATTGTCGGACCGAAGGTGATGCTGATCAACTGGGGCAGCGCGAGCAACAGTGAAGTGACCCCGCTTGGCTTCCGTGATCTCGAGCTCGGCAAGATCGTGGGTAATCCCACAGCGGGTGCGGTCATCGCGACGGGCAGCTATCGCCTGATCAACGGCGCGAGGATACGGACACCGGGCGGCCTGGTGGTTCGATACAACCCGCTGCGTGAGAACAATTACGGGCTGAACCTGGAGAACTACGGCGTCGCTCCGGATATCTGGGTTGAGAACACGCCCGAGGACCGCATGAAGGGTTATGACCGCGAGCTGACTGTTGCAGCCGAAACGGCGATGGATATGCTTCGCGAACGAGAAGAGAAGATAACGGAAATGAAAGAAGCTGAACGCAAGAAAGGCGTTGAGCACGTGAGGTACATCAATTCGAATCACGAAAGTGAGGACGATGGCTAA
- a CDS encoding RNA recognition motif domain-containing protein, translated as MNNNFRNFGLVCGGIAGLGCVAGGIAVLTAAVASGDAIFWGMGLFFVGMGFFVGPAMVILTLANTEAVEKEVRTAQKTAGKKASTKKADTKKPAKKDSKSEAKGGEDEPVVIYAGNLPHEAGEAEIRAAFEAFGKVDSVRVITHRSGKSKGYGFVDMPDRAEAEAAIEALNGRDFGGRKLKVSESRSKVSRQRARRKGGNDRPKGKSQPNNKPDNKPSDEKPVEVKREPEVVDWDASVDDDR; from the coding sequence ATGAACAACAATTTTAGGAATTTTGGTCTTGTTTGCGGGGGAATCGCAGGTCTTGGTTGTGTAGCGGGCGGAATCGCTGTTTTGACAGCGGCTGTTGCCTCAGGTGATGCGATTTTCTGGGGTATGGGTCTGTTTTTCGTTGGTATGGGCTTTTTCGTTGGACCGGCAATGGTTATTTTGACGCTGGCGAATACCGAAGCCGTTGAAAAAGAGGTCAGAACCGCTCAGAAGACCGCAGGCAAAAAAGCGAGCACGAAAAAGGCTGACACGAAAAAGCCGGCTAAAAAGGACAGCAAATCCGAGGCCAAAGGCGGTGAAGATGAGCCGGTGGTTATTTATGCAGGCAATCTGCCGCACGAGGCTGGCGAAGCCGAGATCAGAGCCGCATTCGAGGCATTCGGCAAGGTTGATTCTGTCCGTGTGATCACGCACCGCAGCGGCAAGAGCAAGGGTTACGGCTTTGTGGACATGCCCGACCGAGCCGAGGCTGAGGCCGCGATCGAGGCACTCAACGGCAGGGATTTCGGCGGCAGAAAGCTCAAGGTCAGCGAGTCCCGCTCGAAAGTATCCAGACAGCGGGCACGCCGTAAGGGCGGAAATGATCGTCCGAAGGGCAAGAGTCAGCCGAATAACAAGCCAGACAATAAGCCAAGTGACGAAAAGCCGGTCGAGGTCAAACGCGAGCCGGAAGTTGTCGACTGGGACGCATCTGTAGACGACGACAGGTAA
- a CDS encoding rhodanese-like domain-containing protein produces MMGLKTKAAQAYFHAKNEFTTGPVEVDEMIKNDEPIKIIDVRGPQDYAQGHIPGAINLRKGEGFESLSKDKKSVVYCYDEDCHLATEACEELASEGYPVIELQGGFKGWKEHNFPIES; encoded by the coding sequence ATGATGGGGTTGAAAACCAAAGCCGCTCAGGCCTATTTCCACGCGAAAAATGAATTCACCACGGGTCCTGTTGAAGTGGATGAAATGATAAAAAACGACGAGCCTATCAAAATCATTGATGTAAGAGGGCCGCAAGATTATGCCCAGGGACATATTCCCGGCGCAATAAACCTCCGCAAGGGAGAAGGCTTCGAATCCCTGAGCAAGGACAAAAAAAGCGTCGTATACTGCTACGATGAAGACTGCCATCTGGCAACGGAAGCATGTGAAGAATTGGCTTCAGAGGGCTACCCGGTGATAGAGCTTCAAGGTGGATTCAAAGGCTGGAAAGAACACAATTTCCCGATCGAGAGTTGA
- a CDS encoding flagellin — protein MLTIKNNLMSTNAARHLGSSYSALSESVERLSSGLRINSAKDDAAGMAVRELMRADIAVLRQASRNAQDGISLLQTMEGALSVMDGVLIRMKELAEQAATGSYSQDQRKIMHAEFTEMVEEIDRIANTHAINGIEMLNTADGSINIHIGTAETIAIDKSNMTSSGLGVSIGNSGYQAVSDHGVDSAGDTWLTVDDGGNGENLTLDIQFTDTTNGNESAVSVDFAGAGGGANYSLTQVVDAINAQAGFTMASVTTDSATGKQHLKVASEGSTADGVTITASTGANTTGAGGLAVGAGVTDAGVTEADGANGTDDGRMRTMEGAGINILDTASAEDALSVVGSAIHAKDTVRASLGYKMNRLESTRAVLDIQSENLLTAESRISDVDVATEMAKMTRNQVLAQAGIAMLSQANGMPQMALSLLGR, from the coding sequence ATGCTGACAATTAAAAACAATTTAATGAGTACCAACGCTGCCCGCCATCTTGGGAGCTCGTACAGTGCACTTTCCGAATCGGTGGAAAGGCTTTCGTCGGGATTGCGGATCAACAGCGCCAAAGACGACGCTGCAGGCATGGCTGTCCGCGAACTGATGAGGGCGGATATCGCGGTATTGCGTCAGGCATCGCGAAATGCCCAGGACGGCATCAGTCTGCTGCAGACTATGGAAGGAGCGCTTTCGGTTATGGACGGAGTGCTCATACGCATGAAAGAGCTCGCTGAGCAGGCGGCGACGGGCTCCTACTCACAGGACCAGCGAAAAATAATGCATGCCGAGTTCACGGAGATGGTCGAAGAGATTGACAGGATCGCAAATACGCACGCGATCAACGGCATCGAGATGCTCAACACCGCTGACGGTTCGATCAACATCCACATCGGAACTGCAGAGACGATCGCCATCGACAAGTCCAATATGACCAGCAGCGGCCTCGGTGTAAGTATCGGCAACAGCGGCTACCAGGCGGTCTCCGATCACGGCGTGGACAGCGCAGGTGACACATGGCTGACTGTGGACGACGGCGGCAACGGCGAAAACCTCACGCTCGACATCCAGTTCACGGATACAACCAACGGCAACGAATCGGCGGTCAGCGTCGACTTCGCAGGAGCAGGCGGCGGGGCAAATTACTCACTCACTCAGGTGGTCGATGCTATCAATGCCCAGGCCGGCTTCACGATGGCTTCAGTGACAACCGACTCTGCTACCGGCAAGCAGCACCTCAAAGTCGCCAGTGAAGGAAGTACCGCTGACGGCGTTACGATCACTGCATCCACCGGAGCAAACACGACAGGTGCCGGGGGCCTGGCGGTCGGCGCGGGTGTGACCGATGCCGGCGTCACAGAGGCAGACGGGGCCAACGGCACGGATGACGGAAGAATGCGAACAATGGAAGGTGCGGGCATCAATATTCTGGATACTGCTTCAGCCGAAGATGCCCTGTCAGTAGTCGGCAGTGCTATCCACGCCAAAGATACGGTTCGGGCATCGCTAGGCTACAAAATGAATCGTCTGGAAAGCACCCGCGCGGTACTGGACATACAATCGGAAAACCTTCTCACCGCTGAGTCAAGGATATCCGATGTTGACGTTGCGACCGAGATGGCCAAGATGACCCGAAATCAGGTGCTGGCCCAGGCGGGAATCGCGATGCTCTCGCAGGCAAACGGCATGCCGCAGATGGCCCTGAGCCTGCTTGGCAGATAA
- a CDS encoding MarC family protein, with product MTVVSAIVLLFLMMDPIGNIPVFVVTLRKVESNRHTYIIVREMLIALAVLVVFLFAGQYILDILQISQASVSIAGGIIIFLIAIKMIFSGSEKIFRGKIKGEPFVVPLAIPLIAGPAAMTMLMLMMAKNPQEWYKWLAALIVAWTIAGLCLVFAGKISRFMGERGLSAIERLMGMILTTVAVEMFIGGMRQLHMISE from the coding sequence ATGACAGTGGTTTCGGCGATTGTGCTGCTGTTTCTGATGATGGACCCGATCGGCAACATCCCGGTGTTTGTCGTCACGCTGCGCAAAGTCGAATCGAATCGCCACACCTACATCATCGTCCGTGAGATGCTGATCGCGCTGGCCGTGCTGGTGGTGTTCCTGTTCGCGGGCCAGTACATACTGGACATACTGCAGATATCGCAGGCATCGGTAAGCATCGCGGGCGGGATAATCATCTTTCTCATCGCGATCAAGATGATATTCTCCGGCAGCGAGAAAATATTCCGCGGCAAGATCAAGGGCGAGCCGTTCGTCGTTCCGCTGGCGATACCGCTGATCGCGGGACCCGCGGCGATGACGATGCTCATGCTGATGATGGCCAAAAACCCGCAGGAATGGTACAAATGGCTGGCAGCGCTGATCGTCGCATGGACGATCGCGGGGCTGTGCCTGGTATTCGCGGGAAAAATATCGCGGTTCATGGGTGAACGAGGCCTCAGCGCAATCGAACGTTTAATGGGAATGATCCTGACGACCGTCGCGGTGGAAATGTTCATCGGCGGAATGCGTCAGTTGCATATGATAAGTGAGTGA
- the rpiB gene encoding ribose 5-phosphate isomerase B — protein sequence MNIAIGSDHAGYRYKERIKKLLEEKGHIVKDFGTYSEESVDYPKFIRPVAKAVAAGKFERGIVLGGSGNGEAMTANRVKGIRCAIAWDLRSARLSREHNDANVLSLGQRMLAIEEVLEIVELWLETEFEAGRHVQRIQQLDE from the coding sequence ATGAACATCGCGATCGGATCAGATCATGCCGGTTACAGATACAAAGAGAGGATAAAGAAGTTACTTGAAGAGAAGGGTCATATAGTCAAGGATTTCGGCACTTACAGCGAGGAATCGGTGGACTACCCGAAGTTTATTCGGCCGGTTGCCAAGGCGGTGGCGGCGGGTAAGTTCGAACGGGGCATCGTACTGGGCGGCAGCGGTAACGGTGAAGCTATGACCGCTAATCGTGTGAAAGGTATTCGTTGTGCGATCGCATGGGATCTTCGCAGCGCAAGGCTGAGCAGGGAGCACAACGATGCGAATGTTCTCTCGCTGGGTCAGCGGATGCTGGCGATAGAGGAGGTGCTGGAGATCGTCGAGCTGTGGCTGGAGACAGAGTTCGAGGCCGGCAGACACGTGCAGCGCATACAGCAACTGGATGAATGA
- a CDS encoding bacteriophage holin produces MKLNVKAFALACGLIWGLGVLLMTWYMIAIEGPSDDKFFLGRFYLGYNLTALGSVIAMVWGFFDALIGGAIFAWLYNFLSRKKS; encoded by the coding sequence ATGAAGCTTAATGTTAAAGCATTCGCATTGGCATGCGGGCTGATCTGGGGTTTGGGAGTGTTGTTGATGACATGGTACATGATCGCGATAGAAGGGCCCAGCGATGACAAGTTCTTCCTCGGGAGATTTTACCTCGGCTACAATCTCACCGCGTTGGGCAGCGTTATCGCTATGGTCTGGGGATTCTTTGACGCTCTGATCGGAGGGGCCATCTTTGCATGGCTGTACAATTTTCTGAGCCGTAAAAAGAGTTGA
- the metX gene encoding homoserine O-acetyltransferase MetX has product MDDRFENSVGIVETKRMRVVEEDSPLVLRCGKELGPIDVAYETYGKLSEKKDNAVLICHALTGDAHVAGYHKENDRKPGWWEDMVGPGKAIDTNKYFVICSNVLGSCYGTTGPVETNPKTGEPYGLDFPIVTIADMVEVQKLLLDKLGIKELLAVIGGSMGGMQVLQWTVTYPEMIKSAVVAASTTKLGAQAIAFDAVGRHAILADGNFAGGRYHGKDTPDNGLAIARMIGHITYLSEESMRHKFGRELRENSEYSYDFDSEFSVETYLDYQGQRFVERFDANSYLYITKAMDYFDLAQEYGTLQKGFANANCRFMVVSFTSDWLFTAQQSEEIVNSLAAGGKDVSYCNIYSPYGHDAFLLEPITLGAILSGFIGSTYRPLSERTGEPEENETRSALPKGVKPGDHARRARVDYELISSMIDEGSKVLDVGAGDGELLTRLIADKGVRGEGMELNQDMVVHCINRGLSVVHRDIERGLSYLPTDTFDYAILSKTVQTLDNPDKVIRELLRVAKKVIVSFPNFGHWRCRAGLMFRGRAPRNKQLPFRWYSSPNKHFLTLKDFDEFCREQDIQVEKKIPLKLASRRPARFWSNILAQQAVYLTSKYENPAG; this is encoded by the coding sequence ATGGATGACAGATTTGAAAATTCGGTCGGCATAGTCGAGACCAAACGGATGCGGGTGGTCGAAGAGGACAGTCCGCTCGTGCTGCGTTGCGGCAAGGAGCTCGGGCCCATCGACGTGGCGTATGAAACGTACGGCAAGCTCAGCGAGAAAAAGGACAACGCTGTGCTTATCTGTCATGCGCTGACCGGCGATGCGCATGTGGCGGGCTATCATAAGGAAAACGACCGCAAGCCGGGCTGGTGGGAAGACATGGTCGGCCCGGGCAAGGCGATAGATACGAACAAGTACTTCGTGATCTGCTCTAACGTTCTGGGGAGCTGTTACGGCACGACCGGGCCGGTAGAGACCAATCCGAAAACGGGCGAGCCGTACGGGCTCGATTTTCCGATCGTGACGATCGCGGACATGGTCGAGGTGCAGAAGCTGCTGCTGGACAAGCTCGGCATCAAGGAACTGCTGGCGGTAATAGGCGGCTCGATGGGCGGCATGCAGGTGCTGCAGTGGACCGTCACATATCCGGAGATGATCAAGTCGGCAGTGGTAGCGGCGTCCACGACGAAGCTCGGTGCGCAGGCTATCGCGTTCGACGCGGTCGGCAGGCATGCGATACTGGCGGATGGAAACTTCGCAGGCGGCAGATATCACGGCAAGGACACACCGGACAACGGTCTTGCGATCGCGCGGATGATCGGGCACATAACGTATCTGTCCGAGGAGAGCATGAGGCACAAGTTCGGGCGGGAGCTTCGAGAGAACAGCGAATACAGCTACGACTTCGACTCGGAGTTTTCGGTCGAGACATACCTTGACTACCAGGGACAGCGGTTCGTCGAGAGATTCGACGCGAACAGCTACCTCTACATAACCAAGGCGATGGACTATTTCGATCTGGCGCAGGAATACGGCACACTGCAGAAGGGTTTTGCGAACGCAAACTGCCGGTTCATGGTCGTCAGCTTCACCAGCGACTGGCTGTTCACCGCCCAGCAGAGCGAGGAAATCGTCAACTCGCTTGCGGCCGGAGGCAAGGATGTCAGTTACTGCAACATCTATTCGCCGTATGGGCATGATGCATTTTTGCTTGAGCCGATCACACTCGGTGCGATACTGAGCGGATTTATCGGTTCTACATACCGGCCATTGAGCGAGCGCACGGGTGAACCCGAAGAAAACGAAACTAGATCCGCTCTGCCCAAGGGCGTCAAACCCGGTGATCACGCTCGCCGGGCTCGGGTGGATTATGAACTGATCAGCTCGATGATCGACGAGGGCAGCAAAGTGCTCGATGTCGGTGCCGGCGACGGCGAGCTTCTGACCCGCCTCATCGCGGACAAGGGTGTTCGCGGCGAAGGTATGGAACTGAACCAGGACATGGTCGTTCACTGCATAAACCGCGGACTGAGCGTGGTGCATCGCGATATCGAGCGTGGCCTGAGCTATTTGCCCACGGATACTTTCGATTACGCGATCCTTTCGAAAACCGTGCAGACGCTGGACAATCCTGACAAGGTGATCCGTGAGCTGCTGCGTGTTGCGAAAAAAGTGATCGTCAGCTTCCCGAATTTCGGTCACTGGCGTTGCCGTGCAGGGCTGATGTTCCGGGGCAGGGCACCGCGAAACAAGCAACTGCCCTTCCGGTGGTACAGCTCGCCGAACAAACATTTCCTGACGCTGAAGGATTTCGACGAGTTTTGCCGTGAACAGGACATACAGGTGGAAAAGAAGATACCCCTCAAACTGGCGAGCCGGCGCCCGGCCAGATTCTGGTCCAACATACTCGCACAACAGGCAGTTTATCTCACCAGCAAATATGAAAATCCCGCTGGCTGA
- a CDS encoding PEP-CTERM sorting domain-containing protein, whose translation MRFKGVFLGAVLIAAVGGFSLAGVETSYDISVYYGYDNQFESDSATDGSPVSYDGRWAGYEPGQIIIAGSTWDATAAAEIDTVNGTYRTKASAMAYVDDSSAEDDYWVMSEGVINIRETLTFSQATTVTLTGSVHGNLAAQVSHSWNGNASASTDISWNFENPEIWTEDRWFGYYSDGWSADVIWNDDGTASTLPGTVPSTPDINETFSVEVDVPAGTILFNMEIESAAMAQAYLYGDATSANADALSDFGNTVLFEMQFEPGVTVTSEGGLFPVNVVPEPASLVFVTAGAACLIRRRRA comes from the coding sequence ATGAGATTCAAGGGAGTTTTTCTAGGCGCGGTTCTGATTGCAGCAGTTGGCGGGTTCTCTCTGGCGGGTGTCGAGACGAGCTATGACATCTCTGTTTATTACGGCTATGACAACCAGTTCGAATCGGACTCGGCAACAGACGGCAGTCCGGTCAGCTATGACGGACGATGGGCGGGCTACGAGCCGGGCCAGATCATAATCGCAGGTTCCACATGGGATGCGACGGCGGCGGCCGAGATCGATACCGTGAACGGCACTTACAGAACCAAGGCAAGCGCGATGGCGTATGTCGATGACAGCAGCGCCGAAGACGATTACTGGGTGATGTCCGAGGGCGTGATCAATATTCGCGAGACACTGACCTTTTCTCAGGCCACCACGGTCACACTGACCGGTTCGGTGCACGGCAATCTGGCGGCACAGGTGAGCCATTCATGGAACGGCAATGCAAGTGCGTCAACTGACATTTCGTGGAACTTTGAGAACCCCGAGATATGGACGGAGGACCGCTGGTTCGGCTATTACAGTGACGGCTGGTCGGCGGACGTGATTTGGAACGATGACGGTACGGCTTCGACTCTTCCGGGGACAGTGCCCAGTACACCAGATATAAATGAAACATTCAGTGTCGAAGTGGATGTGCCGGCGGGTACCATCTTGTTCAACATGGAGATCGAGTCGGCGGCGATGGCACAGGCATATCTGTACGGCGATGCGACAAGCGCTAATGCGGATGCACTGAGCGACTTCGGCAATACGGTGCTTTTCGAAATGCAGTTTGAACCAGGCGTGACGGTGACGAGCGAAGGCGGCCTGTTCCCGGTAAACGTAGTTCCCGAACCAGCGAGCCTGGTGTTTGTGACTGCTGGTGCGGCCTGCTTAATCCGTCGACGAAGAGCATAA